Proteins encoded together in one Blastocatellia bacterium window:
- the tilS gene encoding tRNA lysidine(34) synthetase TilS: MNRSLPAHGSDLGQRDVPVGVVTFLDKVRRTIRRYRMVEDGDLVVVAVSGGPDSLALLHVLRLLRTKTYPRLRLHVAHLNHRLRGEESDADEEFVRHLAEELGLPVTTARMDVAARARAQRRNVEDVGREIRYQFLRTVARDLGADRIATGHTLTDQAETVLLRLVRGTGGDGLSAIHPVVDHLIIRPLLGVRREETRDFCQQLGIAVREDRTNLSLALSRNRIRLEVLPLLNQLNPQVVEALGRAAENLRLDEEYFDEVVRCLWPELTMRVERERVALSVERLNTLHPAIRWRVIRRAVAELKGHWRRLTHAHYMAVDSLLANGRSGRQIELPLGVRVQREFDALIVSFPGEPIMSYRYELAESQPVQAGEFTITLRRGVRAEEAVHYTGSIRLDERKLPRHLAVRNRRPGDRYVPAGRHHPRKVKTLMHAARIPLSQRAWWPLVVTSDDQIVCAPELPPAAAFVPDETTDTFALITFSRLGSQPIK, encoded by the coding sequence GTGAACCGATCGCTGCCTGCTCATGGGTCAGATCTCGGGCAACGAGATGTGCCCGTCGGCGTTGTGACCTTTCTCGACAAAGTGAGGCGGACGATTCGCCGATACCGGATGGTGGAGGATGGGGATCTCGTGGTGGTGGCTGTTTCCGGAGGGCCTGATTCGCTCGCGCTGCTTCATGTTTTACGACTCCTACGGACAAAGACTTATCCTCGACTTCGTCTGCATGTGGCCCATCTCAATCATCGGCTGAGGGGAGAGGAGTCGGATGCTGATGAAGAGTTTGTTCGACATCTCGCCGAAGAGTTGGGCCTTCCGGTGACGACGGCTCGGATGGATGTGGCAGCACGTGCGCGGGCCCAGCGACGAAACGTTGAGGACGTCGGACGAGAAATTCGCTATCAGTTTCTCCGCACTGTTGCCCGAGACCTCGGAGCTGACCGAATTGCTACCGGTCATACGCTGACGGATCAAGCGGAAACGGTTCTCCTGCGCCTCGTTCGAGGGACGGGGGGAGACGGGTTGAGCGCCATTCATCCGGTGGTGGACCATTTGATCATCCGTCCGCTTCTTGGCGTTCGACGAGAGGAAACGCGGGACTTTTGCCAGCAGTTGGGCATCGCCGTGAGGGAGGATCGGACGAATCTCAGCCTCGCTCTGAGCCGGAACCGAATCCGGCTCGAGGTCCTGCCTTTGTTAAACCAGCTCAATCCGCAGGTCGTGGAAGCTCTGGGACGCGCAGCGGAAAATCTTCGCCTCGACGAAGAGTATTTCGACGAAGTCGTTCGGTGCCTCTGGCCGGAACTTACCATGAGGGTAGAGAGGGAAAGGGTCGCGTTATCGGTCGAAAGGCTAAACACCCTTCATCCCGCTATCCGGTGGCGCGTCATTCGTCGCGCAGTGGCCGAACTGAAGGGGCACTGGCGGCGGTTGACGCATGCTCATTACATGGCGGTTGACTCGCTTCTCGCTAACGGGCGGAGCGGGCGGCAGATCGAACTTCCTCTGGGGGTGCGCGTGCAACGGGAATTCGATGCCCTCATCGTCTCCTTCCCAGGCGAACCGATCATGTCATATCGGTATGAGCTTGCCGAGAGCCAGCCGGTTCAGGCCGGGGAGTTCACCATCACGCTTCGGCGTGGCGTTAGAGCAGAAGAGGCCGTGCATTATACCGGCTCGATCCGACTCGATGAGAGGAAACTTCCGAGGCATCTTGCCGTGAGGAATCGTCGGCCCGGTGATCGTTATGTCCCAGCAGGGAGGCATCATCCCCGAAAGGTCAAAACCCTCATGCACGCCGCGCGTATCCCTCTTTCGCAGCGGGCGTGGTGGCCCCTGGTTGTGACATCCGATGACCAGATCGTGTGTGCACCCGAACTTCCTCCGGCCGCTGCATTTGTCCCTGATGAGACGACGGATACCTTCGCGCTCATCACCTTCTCTCGGTTGGGCTCTCAGCCCATTAAGTAA
- the ftsH gene encoding ATP-dependent zinc metalloprotease FtsH, translated as MDSKAKQLVFWVLLVGTALLLYNLFQNSSRTTMADIPFSQLVTYIRTRQIESAVLQNDRITGKLRNGQHFRSDIANPQVAAKVAEMLTDPQINTDGLPTVTFKDGSSGQWISVFLTWILPFLLFAGFWVFMLRQMQASGNKALSFGKSRARLASNHQKRVTFKDVAGVDEAKEELREIIDFLKDPQKFQKLGGRIPKGVLLMGPPGTGKTLLARAVAGEAGVPFFSISGSEFVEMFVGVGASRVRDLFEQAKKHAPCVVFIDEIDAVGRHRGAGLGGGHDEREQTLNQLLVEMDGFESNEGVILIAATNRPDVLDPALLRPGRFDRRIIVNRPDLKGREEILRVHTRKVQLGEDVDLKVIARGTPGFTGADLANLVNEAALIAARYNRKAVTMLDFEEAKDKVLMGSERRSVMLSEQEKRNTAYHEAGHTVVALKVPHADPIHKVTIIPRGLALGVTQQLPESDRHMHTREYLESQIAIMMGGRVAEEIFLGSMTTGASNDLERATEIAREMVCKFGMSQLGPLTFGSSDEAIFLGKELVRHQNYSEDTAIKIDQEVKRIVMEQYQRARQIIEENREGVERLVQALLEKETLDAQEIERLVSGLPLESKEAVTSPVPSTEPKTEKEPSRRKKPIIPPVPEDNPATA; from the coding sequence TTGGATTCAAAAGCGAAACAACTTGTCTTTTGGGTGCTGCTGGTTGGGACGGCGCTCCTGCTCTACAATCTGTTTCAGAATTCGAGTCGGACGACGATGGCCGACATTCCCTTTTCTCAACTGGTGACGTACATTCGCACGCGCCAGATTGAGTCGGCCGTCCTTCAAAACGACCGTATTACGGGCAAGCTCCGGAACGGCCAGCACTTCCGCTCCGACATCGCCAATCCGCAGGTGGCTGCCAAGGTCGCTGAGATGCTCACCGATCCCCAGATCAACACCGACGGGCTACCAACGGTGACCTTTAAGGACGGCAGCAGCGGCCAGTGGATTTCCGTTTTCCTGACCTGGATCCTGCCGTTTCTCTTGTTCGCCGGATTCTGGGTCTTCATGCTGCGGCAAATGCAGGCCAGCGGCAACAAAGCGCTTAGCTTCGGCAAGAGTCGAGCGCGCCTGGCGTCGAACCATCAGAAGCGCGTGACATTCAAGGATGTGGCCGGCGTGGATGAAGCGAAAGAGGAGCTGCGCGAGATTATTGACTTCCTGAAAGATCCTCAGAAATTCCAGAAGCTTGGCGGTCGCATCCCCAAGGGCGTCCTTCTTATGGGTCCTCCGGGCACGGGCAAGACGCTGCTGGCTCGTGCGGTCGCCGGGGAAGCGGGCGTTCCATTTTTCTCCATCTCGGGATCGGAATTCGTTGAGATGTTCGTCGGCGTGGGAGCCTCGCGCGTGCGCGATCTCTTTGAGCAGGCGAAGAAGCACGCCCCCTGCGTCGTCTTCATTGATGAGATTGACGCGGTCGGACGTCATCGAGGCGCCGGGCTCGGAGGCGGCCACGATGAGCGGGAACAAACCCTTAATCAGCTACTCGTCGAGATGGACGGGTTTGAATCCAATGAGGGGGTGATCCTCATCGCCGCGACGAATCGTCCCGACGTGCTCGACCCGGCCTTGCTCCGACCGGGGCGGTTTGATCGCCGCATCATCGTCAACCGGCCGGATTTGAAGGGGCGGGAGGAAATTCTTCGCGTTCACACGCGCAAGGTGCAACTGGGCGAGGATGTTGACCTCAAGGTTATTGCCCGAGGAACTCCGGGATTCACCGGAGCCGATCTGGCCAATCTCGTCAATGAAGCGGCACTGATTGCCGCACGCTACAACCGGAAGGCTGTCACCATGCTTGATTTTGAAGAGGCCAAGGATAAGGTTCTCATGGGAAGCGAGCGGCGTTCGGTTATGCTCAGTGAGCAAGAGAAACGGAACACAGCCTATCATGAAGCCGGTCACACGGTCGTGGCGCTTAAGGTTCCTCACGCCGATCCGATTCACAAGGTAACGATCATCCCACGCGGGTTGGCGCTCGGCGTCACTCAGCAACTGCCTGAATCGGATCGCCATATGCACACCCGCGAATACCTGGAGAGCCAGATCGCCATCATGATGGGTGGGCGCGTGGCGGAAGAAATTTTCCTCGGGAGCATGACGACCGGGGCCAGCAATGATCTGGAGCGCGCAACTGAAATTGCCCGGGAAATGGTCTGCAAGTTCGGCATGTCGCAGCTTGGCCCGTTGACTTTCGGCAGCAGCGATGAAGCCATCTTCCTCGGGAAGGAGCTGGTCCGTCATCAGAACTACAGCGAGGATACGGCGATCAAAATTGACCAGGAAGTGAAGCGGATCGTCATGGAGCAATACCAGCGGGCCCGCCAGATCATTGAGGAGAATCGCGAAGGTGTGGAGCGTCTCGTCCAGGCGCTTCTGGAGAAGGAAACACTCGATGCGCAGGAAATCGAGCGGTTGGTCAGCGGTCTTCCGCTCGAATCGAAAGAAGCCGTGACCTCTCCAGTGCCATCCACGGAGCCGAAAACGGAGAAAGAACCGAGCCGTCGGAAAAAGCCAATTATTCCGCCTGTCCCGGAGGATAACCCCGCTACGGCATGA
- a CDS encoding glycoside hydrolase family 2 TIM barrel-domain containing protein — protein MREEPTGNSQELSFRLGINYWPATTAFFWWQRFNPSDVERDFGRIREAGFDSVRIFLLWEDFQPAPNRISRDTVSRLRFVADCGFRLGLSLIPTFFTGHMSGANWIPPWALASGSDGSRFPIVSGGRVVAATIRNWYTDEDIARAQELLIREIVGSLRDHPAIWAWDLGNESSNCVQPPSPTAAVDWLERMAATIRQYDPHRPITVGLHAEDLEEDRRLGPAEAGRVCDFLSMHGYPVYARWAEGPTDARVLPFLALLTRWLGRREVLFEEFGAPTSPPEGEVPSPVPLLREEEASQYTDRALMALHDVGCMGAMLWCYSDYVQDLWGLPPLDRAPHERWFGLWRADGTPKAAVKTVSSWKGKKRRPPQDDFSWIDIQPDTFTERPGEHLPHLYSRFCVWWSKREGAE, from the coding sequence ATGAGAGAGGAACCAACGGGAAATTCTCAGGAACTATCATTCCGGCTCGGGATCAACTATTGGCCGGCGACAACGGCGTTTTTCTGGTGGCAACGGTTCAATCCTTCGGATGTCGAGCGCGACTTCGGCCGAATCCGCGAGGCGGGTTTCGATAGCGTGCGAATCTTTCTTCTCTGGGAGGATTTTCAACCGGCACCGAACCGGATTTCTCGTGATACGGTCAGCCGGCTTCGATTCGTCGCCGATTGCGGCTTCCGCCTGGGACTCTCCCTTATACCGACCTTCTTCACCGGGCACATGAGCGGAGCCAACTGGATTCCGCCATGGGCTCTCGCTTCCGGCAGTGATGGCTCACGATTTCCGATCGTCTCAGGGGGTCGGGTCGTTGCCGCGACGATCAGGAACTGGTACACGGACGAGGACATCGCGCGTGCTCAAGAACTTCTCATCAGAGAGATCGTGGGTTCGCTGCGGGACCACCCTGCGATCTGGGCGTGGGACCTGGGCAACGAAAGTTCCAACTGTGTCCAGCCCCCGTCGCCGACGGCGGCGGTAGATTGGTTGGAGCGCATGGCAGCGACAATTCGCCAGTACGATCCACATCGGCCCATCACGGTTGGTCTCCATGCAGAAGACCTCGAAGAAGACCGTCGCCTCGGACCTGCCGAGGCCGGTCGCGTGTGCGATTTCCTCTCCATGCATGGCTACCCGGTATACGCTCGGTGGGCTGAGGGTCCTACCGATGCCCGTGTCCTTCCCTTCCTTGCACTGCTGACGCGGTGGCTTGGCAGGCGAGAGGTTTTGTTCGAGGAGTTCGGCGCACCGACGAGCCCGCCAGAGGGAGAAGTGCCCTCACCCGTTCCACTCCTGCGCGAGGAGGAGGCCAGTCAGTACACTGACCGGGCCTTGATGGCACTCCATGACGTCGGATGTATGGGAGCGATGCTCTGGTGCTATAGCGATTACGTGCAAGACCTCTGGGGCCTCCCGCCACTCGACCGGGCTCCACACGAACGCTGGTTTGGCCTCTGGCGAGCAGATGGCACCCCCAAAGCTGCCGTAAAAACGGTGTCCTCCTGGAAAGGGAAGAAACGCCGTCCTCCCCAGGATGATTTTTCCTGGATAGATATTCAGCCCGATACGTTCACCGAGCGTCCCGGCGAACATCTGCCTCATCTTTACAGCCGGTTTTGCGTTTGGTGGAGCAAAAGGGAGGGGGCAGAGTAA